TTGGGCATAGTGTGCGGCAGTAGAGCCAATCGCCTGCTTGATTTGCGCCAGCGTGGCGTTATCGGCGACATCCACCACAATAGCTTGATCGATGCCGTAGCGCTTCTGAATTGCCGCTTCCAGCCCCATGAACATGTTCGGGGGTTGAATTACGCTGATTTATTCAGTACAGAATAAATCACAAGTGCAGACGGCAGTGGAGTGCGGTTCTTGATTTCCCTGTCTGCGACGGACATGGTAATTTAATGGGGTTTGTCGCCAAAATTTGGCATAATTCATCCGGTTACTGGATATCACAGGAAGGACAATGTGAAATATTTGCTGATTTTTTTACTCGTGCTGGCGATATTCATCATTTCTGTCACACTGGGTGCGCACAACGATCAGGTTGTGACATTTAACTACCTGCTGGCACAGGGGGAATATCGTATATCCACACTGCTTGCCACGCTGTTTGCCCTGGGTTTTGCCCTTGGCTGGGTTATCTGCGGTCTGTTTTATCTGCGTCAGCGCATTGCGCTTGGCCGTGCACAACGTAAAATTAAGCGTCTGGAACAACAGCTTTCTACCTCCACCGAGGAGAACGTGGCGCCAGTGCAGACGGTCACCCACTAAGGAATTCTCTCTATGTTAGAACTGCTGTTTCTGTTGCTGCCTGTGGCCGCCGCGTACGGTTGGTACATGGGTCGCAGAAGTGCGCAGCAGGACAAAGAGCAGGAGTCCAACCGCCTGTCACGTGACTATGTCACTGGGGTTAACTTTCTGTTGTCCAATCAGCAGGATAAGGCGGTTGAGCTATTCCTCGACATGCTCAAGGATGACAGCAACACCTTTGAAGCCCACCTCACGCTCGGTAACCTGTTTCGTTCGCGTGGCGAAGTTGACCGTGCGATTCGTATCCATCAGTCGCTGACTGAAAGCGCATCGTTAACCTTTGAACAGCGCCTGTTGGCGGTGCAACAACTGGGCCGTGACTACATGGCCGCTGGGCTGTATGACCGTGCTGAAGAAAGTTTCAACCAACTGGTGGATGAAGAAGATTTTCGACGCAGTGCCTTGCAGCAGCTCTTGCAGATCTATCAGGCGACCAGCGATTGGCCGACGGCAATCGATGTGGCGGAAAAGCTGGTCAAGATGGGAAAAGACCAGCTTCGTGTGGACATCGCGCATTTTTACTGTGAATTGGCGCTGTTGGCGATGGGCAGCGACGATCTAGATAAAGCGCTAGCGCTCCTGAAAAAAGGGGCGGCGGCGGACAGTCAATGTGCCCGTGCGTCTATCATGATGGGGCGCATCTACATGGCGCAGCAGGATTATTCACGCGCCGTGGAAGCCTTGCGACAGGTTCTCGACCAGGATAAAGAGCTGGTCAGTGAAACGCTGCCGATGCTGCAAGAGTGCTATCAGCATTTAGATAAGCCTTTGGATTGGGCAAATTTCCTCAGACGCTGCGTAGAAGAAAATACCGGTGCAACGGCTGAATTGATGCTGGCCGATATCCTCGAAAGAGAAGAGGGCGCTGAGGTTGCACAGACTTATATTAACCGTCAGCTTCAACGTCACCCCACAATGCGCGTGTTCCATCGCCTGATGGATTTTCACCTGCATGAAGCGGAAGACGGACGAACAAAAGAAAATCTTCAGGGATTGCGCGACATGGTGGGCGAACAGATTCGCACCAAACCCCGCTATAGCTGCCGCAAATGTGGCTTCACGTCACAATCACTCTATTGGCAATGTCCTTCCTGCCGCACCTGGGCCAGCGTAAAGCCAATCCGTGGATTAGACGGGCAATAACCTCTTACGATATCGAGTGGGTTTTTTTTAATGCGATTTAGTTACAACATACTAATGACTACATGTGATTTCGGTTCCAGCTAGCTTCTTTAATCGCATTGGTCTTCAGGCGGCTGGGATTTCAGGGGCGGGGCATGTAGAATGCGGCGGGAATTTTGGCTTCGCAAGAGACTGGGTGACGAATGAAAAACGAGAATCTACAGCAAAAGAATCAAACGGTATCCTCCCCGATTGTGGTCGCGCTGGACTATGCCAGTCAGCAGGCCGCGCTGTCGTTTGTTGACCGTATCGATCCGCAGGATTGCCGTTTGAAGGTAGGCAAAGAGATGTTTACCTTATTCGGCCCACAGTTCGTGCAGACGCTACAACAGCGCGGTTTTGACGTGTTTCTCGATCTGAAATTCCACGATATTCCGAACACCGTCGCTCACGCCGTTGCGGCCGCGGCCGATCTTGGCGTCTGGATGGTCAATGTCCACGCCAGCGGCGGTTCGCGCATGATGACGGCAGCGAAAGAAGCGCTGGTGCCGTTTGGTAACAATGCGCCGCTACTGATTGCCGTGACCGTGTTAACCAGCATGGATGAAGACGATCTGCGCGGGCTTGGCATTACCGTCAGTCCGGCGGAGCAGGCTGAACGACTGGCGGTGTTAACGCACAACAGCGGGCTAGATGGCGTGGTGTGTTCCGCACATGAAGCGCATCGGTTGAAGCAGGTGTGCGGACAGGCATTTAAGCTGGTCACACCGGGAATTCGTCCCGCTGGCAGCGACGTTGGCGATCAGCGCCGCATCATGACGCCGGTTCAGGCGCAGCAGGCTGGCGTCGATTATATGGTGATTGGGCGTCCGATCACCCAATCAGCGGACCCCGCACAAACACTGCGTGAGATCCGCGCCTCATTGTTAAACGGTGCGGCATCATGAACATGCGTCGCGACGAGAATAGCCAACTGGTTTACTCCACGGAAACCGGGCGAATTAAGCCGGAAGAAGAGAAGGTGGTTAGGCCGAAAGGCGATGGGATTGTGCGCATCCAGCGTCAGACCAGTGGACGTAAAGGAAAGGGCGTATGCCTGATTAGCGGCCTCGATCTTGACGATGCTGCGCTGGATAAGCTGGCGGCTGAATTGAAGAAAAAATGCGGATGTGGCGGTTCAGTGAAAGATGGTGTGATCGAAATTCAGGGAGATAAACGCGATCTGCTAAAACAGCTGCTGGAAGCGAAAGGAATGAAAGTTAAGCTGGCTGGCGGCTAAAGCACATGCGGCTTGAAGTATGACGAGTATAAAAAGCAGCAGGTTTACTCCCGTGAACCTGCTGCCCACAAATTCGTTATTTATCGACCTGACGGCCAATCAGCCCGCCGATAGCCGCACCGCCCAGCGTTCCTAATGTTCCACCATTTGTTAAGATCGCCCCACCGACTGCACCGGCACCGGCACCAATCGCGGTATTACGGTCACGTTTGGACATGTTTGAACAGCCTGCAAGCGTTACAGCAAGTGTAATTGCCAGTGTGGCTGTTGCAAAACGTTTGTTTAATTTCATTTTCTTCCCCTTTCTGCTCTTTGTCTCACGTTTCTTGTGAGGAAAATATCGAACGGCGTGCTTTTTACGGTATTAAATAAAGAAATCGGCCTTCTGCTGCTTGATGACAAGTATAATCATCGGGAAAAACGGCAACAGGTAAAAACTCTTAATTCCCCTGCGTTATGTTAACGATGGCAATAATTGATAGGAATGGTTGTTTTTAGCTCAATCCTGCGGGGTGTCTCTTTCTTTTTTCCATAGCAGAACACCGCTAGGTCTTTAGCGATTTAGCCCATAGCGACGATCTCGTCAGGCCGCGAGAATGGTGTTATCGCGTCGAGGGGAGGCTGTTATGTTAGAAACGCTAAAAAAACAGGTATTGAAAGCCAATCTGGCCTTGCCGCAGCACAATCTGGTGACGTTTACCTGGGGAAATGTCAGTGCGGTGGATCGACAGCGCGGCCTGATGGTGATCAAACCTTCCGGCGTGGAGTATTCGGCCATGACGCTGGAGGACATGGTTGTCGTTGAACTGGAAAGCGGCAACGTGGTGGAGGGGACGAAGAAACCGTCGTCAGATACCGATACCCACCGCGTGCTGTATCTGGAATTTGCCGAGATCGGCGGCATTGTGCATACCCATTCCCGCCATGCCACGATCTGGGCGCAAGCGGGCAAAGATATCCCCGCTTGGGGAACGACGCACGCGGACTATTTTTATGGTCCTATACCCTGTACACGCCTGATGACGGATGAAGAAATCAACGGGCGCTATGAGTGGGAAACCGGGCAAGTGATCGTCGAAACGTTCCAGCAGCGTGGCATTTCTCCGGTAGATGTCCCTGCCGTATTAGTTAACTCGCACGGCCCCTTTGCATGGGGGAAAGATGCAGATAACGCGGTGCACAATGCTGTTGTTCTGGAAGAACTTGCCTACATGGGAATTTTCTCGCGCCAGCTAACGCCTCAATTGGGCGAGATGCAGCAAACCTTACTGGATAAACACTATTTGCGTAAGCACGGTAAGAACGCCTATTACGGACAATAAACCGCAGCGGTTACTTTCACTTTCCATTTAAGTTACATAGCGCCGCATTTGCGGCGCTATTGTTATTATAGCGGCCAGGGCGACGCCATAAAAATCTATGGTCACCCCCGTTTTTGCAACACCGATTTTGATTTATGATGGGCTTGCTTAAATCTATACGGCGTCTGATGGGTAACTCTGCGTTGCCCGCGCCACGATGAAGTCCGCACCTGCTGAACCTTAAAAATCCGGCGGCTTCAAAGAGCCATTTTTTATGTCAGGTTCATCCGCAGGTCGCTGTGCCGTTCATGTCATCAATAATCAGTCTTCGCAAAACCAGATGGTAACCCGGTAATACCTCAGAGCTAACAGCCGCTAACTGTTAGCTCTTTTAGTGACTAAAGGCGGTGCGGTGCACCGTCACTGCCCAGGCTATTCGGGCCAGTTTATTGGCTAGTCCGCATGCCACTACGTTCGAGTGATGCCGCGTCTGCTGCACCTTCACCCACTCAGCCAGTCGCCCCGGATTATGCTCGAGCCGCTGCATAAAAACCCGTGCGCACTGGACTAACAGCCGTCGCATATTTTTATCCCCCCGCTTACTTATCCCCATCAGCGTCGTTTTTCCGCCCGTGCTGTACTGTCGTGGGACCAATCCCGTCGAAGCGGCAAAGTCCCGACTGCTGGCGTAGTTTTTCCCATCGCCCAGCTTCGTTGCCAGAAGACTCGCCGTTATCATTCCGACGCCGGGAATGGTCAGCAAACGCTGCGCGGTATCATCATCCGCCATGTGCGTTTTTAGCTCCTGTTCGAGCCCTTCAATCTGTTCGCTGAGATAAGAATAATGCTGATGAAGCCGGAGAAGCAGGCGGGTTAAATAAGGGGGAAGTTGATGTTCTTCAAGCACCGCGGTCAGACGCCGGATAACGGCAATGCCGCGCGGCATACTTATCCCGAACTCCAGCAGGAAAGCGTGCATCTGGTTAGTGGCTTTGACGCGCTCCCTGACGAGGGCATCACGAACGCGATGCAATGCAGACATCGCCTGCTGGTCTTCCGTTCGTGGCGTAACGAAGCGCATAGAGGGCCGCGATGCCGCTTCACAGATAGCTTCTGCATCAATAAAATCATTCTTGTTACTTTTAACAAAAGGCCGAACAAACTGCGGTGAAATGAGTTTAACCTGATGGCCGAGTTGGCTGATGTGTCGGGCCATAAAGTGCGCACCGGCGCAGGATTCCATCACAACGGTGGCGGCAGAACAGGTGGAAAGAAAGGCGGTTAACTGGGTGCGAGAAAACTTCTTACGTAGCAATGCATGGCCGCTTTTATCCTGAGCGTGGACATGGAACGAATGCTTGCCGAGGTCGATACCGATGAGCGTAACGTTTTGCATGATGATCCCCTTCAGAAAGAAAAACACCCTGTCAGCGTACCGCTCACAGGGTGGGGGTGACCATCTCATTAATCCCTCCGCGAGGGAGGGATTGGAGAAGATGTGTCGATGATGCTTAAGGCTGAGCGTCGTCTCGTAAGACAATCGGGCTCTCTTTTGCCGTTGGGACATCGCTATTCATCGCACGACGAATGACGAAGAAGGCGGAAATCAGCATCGTCACCGCCACCAGCATGAAGAACCCACACAGCGCGGCGTTGATCTGGTTACTGAAGACGATGGTTTCCATGTCTTTAATCGATTTGGCCGGTGCGATCAGCGTATTCTGTTCAATACCCGTCGTGAAGCGTTTCGCCTGAGCCAGAAAGCCGATGCTCGGTTTTTCATGGAAGATTTTCTGCCAACCCGCCGTCATCGACGTGATAAACAGCCAGACGGTAGGCACGATAGTCACCCACGCATAGCGCTGCTTCTTCATCTTAAACAACACCACGGTGCCGAGAATCAACGCCATCGAGGCCAGCATCTGGTTACCGATACCGAACAGCGGCCAGAGTGTATTGATCCCGCCCAGTGGATCGATCACGCCCTGATACACGAAGAATCCCCAGCCGGAAACGGCAACGGTCGTACCGGCCAGATTCCCAAGCCAGGAATGGCTGTTCGCTAATCTGGGAATCGCAATACCGACCAGATCCTGCACCATAAAGCGACAGGCGCGCGTCCCAGCGTCAACGGCGGTCAGAATGAACAGGGCTTCAAACAGAATCGCGAAGTGATACCAGAATGCCATCATCGCTCGGCTGTTAAAGATTTCCGTGATGATGTAGGCCATACCGACCGCGAAGGTCGGTGCGCCACCGGCGCGCGAAAGAATAGAGGCTTCGCCAACGTCATTGGCAATGGCACTCAATTCCTGCGGGGTAATCACAAATCCCCAGTTGTTGATGGCTAACGAGGCGCTCTCAACCGTGGTGCCGATCAAGGCGGCGGGTGAGTTCATGGCGAAGTAGATACCTGGTTCGATAACCGAGGCACAAATCAGCGCCATAATCGCCACGAAGGATTCCATCAGCATGGCACCATAACCGATGAAGCGGATATGACTTTCTCGTTCAATCAACTTCGGCGTGGTGCCGCTGGAAACCAGTGCGTGGAAGCCGGAAATCGCGCCGCAGGCGATGGTGATAAACAGGAAGGGGAACAGCGTACCCGAGAAGACTGGGCCGCTGCCGTCAATAAAACGAGAAACGGCAGGCATTTTCATTTCCGGCATCGCGAATACAATACCGAAGGCCAGCCCGACAATCACCCCGATTTTCAGGAACGTAGAGAGATAATCACGCGGTGCCAGCAGCAACCAGACGGGCAGGACGGATGCCACGAAGCCGTAAATCACCAGTACCCAGGTGAGTGACGTCCCTTTCAGCGTGAAGAACGGCCCCCAGTAAGGGTGTGCGGCGATGTTACCGCCATACACAATCGCCAGCATCATCAGCACAAAACCGATGATAGACACTTCAGCGATTTTGCCCGGACGTAAAAAGCGCATGTAAACGCCCATGAAGAGTGCGATAGGGATGGTGGCGGCAATCGTGAACAATCCCCACGGACTTTCTGCCAGCGCCTTAACGACGACCAGCGCCAGCGCCGAGAGAATGATGATCATCACGCCCAGCGCGCCGAGCATCGTGATAATACCCGCGAACGTGCCTAGCTCCTGTTTTGCCATCTCACCCAGAGAACGACCGTCCCGGCGGGTTGAGATAAACAGCACCAGAAAATCCTGCACAGCACCTGCCAGCATCACGCCGACCAAAATCCAGATCGTACCGGGTAGGAAGCCCATCTGTGCGGCGAGAATCGGCCCGACCAGCGGCCCGGCCCCGGCGATGGCGGCGAAGTGGTGGCCGAACAGTACCCATTTATTGGTGGGGACGTAATCCAGACCGTCGTTATGACGCTCCGCCGGTGTCAGTCGGCGATCGTCGAGCTCAAACACTTTTTTGGCGATAAACAGGCTGTAAAACCGATAGGCGATGCTGTAACACGATACCGCAGCGATAACCAACCACACGGCATTGACGTGTTCACCGCGGCTTAGCGCCAGCGTGGCGAACGAAAAGGCGCCCGCCAGGCCGACTAGCAGCCAGATCACAATGCTCTTTACGTTATTCATAACAACGGCTCCTTCGTTATTCAGAAAAGGCATACCGTAATACTTCAAGCTGCATGTGCGTTGGCAATACTCGGCTCATTTCTGAGCCTCGTCCTGAAGGGCCGCGGCAACCCGAATTATTTGAGGTATATAGCGCAGGTGTTAATGCAATTTAACAATAGTGGGTTTAATGGCGAAGAGAAGGGAATGGATGAGAAAATGTGAGCGAACGTGAATTTTTGTAAAGAAACTTAAAGCGTAAACAAGGGTTAACGTGAGAGTACGATAAAAATAACTACGGTAAAAACAAGATGGCCCTGCCGAGGAAAATTTATAGAGTGGCGGTGCCGATTCGCTTAAGGCAGAACGTTCTAGGCGGCGCAGCAGGAGCGTATCGAGAGCGTATCGAGATAGTCCGTTTTTAAACGCTGCAAACTACCTTCGACGGACGCGATGATATGCGCTAGCCCTGACGAATGCCGCATGTGGATTGCAGAAAAATGGATTCCCGGCGGATGGTGGTCTTCTGGTGAGGGTTGCACGTCCGCCGAGATGGCTCGGCGGCATGGCACTTACGCGGCAGGTTTTGCCACGATGCTGCGGGTTTCCAGACGAACCTCAGCGATAACGACGTCCAGCGTATCTCCTTGGCGATAAACGACTTCGCCTTTCACTGACAGGGTGCCCATTTCCTGACTGCATACCAGCTCATCACGCACGGCATGGATAAAGGAGGACGGGATAAACGCCACCGCGCCGTTGTCCAGCAGGCGAACGCGCAGGCCACCGCGTGTGATGTCTATGATTTCCGCATTGAAGCGACTATCCGTACCGGCTTTATCTTTGAGGTAGCGGGCGTACAGCCAGTCGCCGACGTCGCGCTCAGCCATACGATTAAGGCGGCGGCGTTCTGCCAACTGGACCGTGACGTCGTCCTGCGGTTTTTCCGCTGCCTGTCCGGTGATAACCGCTTTCAACAAACGGTGGTTCACCATATCGCCGTATTTACGGATCGGCGATGTCCAGGTGGCGTAGGCTTCCAGCCCCAGACCAAAGTGCGGCCCCGGCGTGGTGCTCACTTCTGCGAAAGACTGGAAGCGGCGAATGCGGCTGTCCAGGAACTGCGTCGGTTGGGCATCCAGCTCGCGGCGCAACGTGCAGAAGCCCTCCAGCGTCAACAGCGCTTGCGCGTCAGCTTGAACGCCGTGGGTATCCAATACGGCAACCGCCTGTTCAATAGACGCAGGATCGAAGCCGTTGTGCACGTTATAGATGCCGAAACCCAGCTTATCGCGCAGCACAATGGCCGCACAGACGTTGGCCGCAATCATGGATTCTTCAACGATACGGTTAGCGATGCGGCGATGTTCAACCACGATATCCAACACATCGCCTTTATCACCCAGCAGGAAGCGGTAATCCGGGCGATCTTTAAATACCAGCGCGTGGGTGGTGCGCCATTCGCTACGAGCCAGACAGAGGCGGTGCAGCAAACGAATTTGTTCGGCAATCGCGTCATTTTGCGGCTGCCATTCGCCTTGATTTTCCAGCCAGTCAGAGACGTTGTCATACGCTAACTTGGCTTTGGATTCGATCCAGGCGGCAAAGAAGTGAATGTCGTCACCCAACGCACCGTCGGCGGCAATCGTCACGCGGCAGGCAAGAACAGGGCGACGCTCGTCCGGGCGCAGGGAACAGATGTCGTCCGACAGCGGGCGCGGCAGCATCGGGATGTTGAAGCCGGGCAGATAGTTGGTGAAGGCGCGCTGGCGTGCAATGTTGTCCAACTCGCTACCCGCAGCGACATACGCGGTCGGATCGGCAATCGCGATGGTCAATTGCAGTGAACCATCACCGTTGTCCTGCACATACAGCGCATCGTCCATATCTTCAGTGCTGGCGCTGTCGATAGTGACAAAGCTCAGCGCGGTGAGATCGTCACGGACGAGTTCGCTGTCATGGCGCTCAGTCGTTTCAACCTCTGGGGCTGAGCGCTCCAGATTATGGCGTGACAATGTCACCCACCACGGTACCAGCGGGTCATCACCCGTGGTGATGTACTGCGTCAGTTCAGCATGAAATCCACGGTCGCCCTTCAACGGGTGACGGCGCATTTCGGCTACGGCCCAATCGCCTTCTTGAAAATCGTGCGTGACATCGCGCGCGGCGCGGCAAGGAATGGCATCTTTCAGCAGCGGGTGATCAGGTGTAATGGATAAGCGGTCGTCTTTTTTATGGATGCGCCCAACAAATCGGGTCAGGAAGGGTTCGATCAGCGTTTCTGGCTCGACAATTTCCCGCTCTTTTTCCGTATGCAGGGTGGCGGTAATCCGGTCACCGTGCATCACTTTTTTCATGTGCGGAGGGGGAATGAAATAGCTTTTTTGTCCGTCAGCTTCAAGAAAGCCAAATCCTTTATCGGTGCCTTTGACGACACCTTCAACACGCGGTGTCTGAGAGTGAAGTTGCTGTTTTAGCTGTGCAAGCAGCGGATTATCTTGAAACATAGCGTCCAGAAATACGGTTGTGAGTAGCTCAATTAGCCATTCACAGTTTTACTCGAATCGGGTGCTGGCGGCAAGAATAATCGGGGGAAGTGTGGTCGCAGAACGACGGCAGAAGCGCGGATAAACCCGAGTAAAGTCAACGCTGATGTGAACGTGTTCACCTGCCGTGCACGTGATTGGTTGCCCGCACGCTGGCGATGGAATTTCTGCGCCGGGTCATCCCCATCGCCCAGGTCCAAATCACGCGCGGCGACTGCTGATAAATCGCGGCCATGTGGCGCAACTGTACTTCGCTGAGGCGCAGAACTTCTTTGATGCGGCACTGCAGTGGTTGTAAGCTCAGTCGTAAAGGCTTTCGTCCTGTACCGGTACAACCGATTTACTGGCACGCAATCGCCTGACGGACTGGTGAACCACCAGCGTACCGTTTAGTAGCAGGTTGCCAACTGGGGCTTCGGGGCGGATCAGGCGATATTGCAGCAGCCTTATCGCCTCTTCGCCCAGCGCCTCACGCGGCACATGTACCGATGTGAGCGGCACGTCGTGAATGGCTGAGAGATTGAATCCATCCATGCTCATCACCGAGACATCTTGCGGCACGTGCAATCCTGCTTTGGTCAAAGCATTGACCACCCCAACCGCGATGAAATCACCACCTGCCAAAATCGCTGTAGGTCGCTTATCCTGCGGACAGCGGGCTAAAAAGGCCGTCATCGTCTGTTCGGCATCCGTCGTGCTGAAATTATCTAATGTCAGCAAGTTATCCTCGGGGGAAAACGGCAGATTATGGTGCTGATAGGCATCCCGAATCCCGTCCAGACGTAACTCCATCGTGTAGCGACGCAGGCACAGCAGAGTCAATACGTTATGGTGACCTTGTTCAAAGAGATAGTGGGCGGAGAACTCGCCAATCAGTCGGTGCGCGGGCGCCACACCCGGTAATCGCATCTTGCGGTCGATGCAGTTAATCAATATGCAGGGTTTACCGCTGTCTGCCGCCAGCGCGTGAATATAGGGATCGTCGATGCCGATCAGCAGCGCCGCCTCCGTAGCCGGATCGCGCATTTTGTCTAAAAATAGCGCCGCATCGCTGTCATTTTCCTCCAGCCCGCAGTAGCGCACTCGCACATCGTGTGGCTTCAGGGCATCAATGATGCTCTGTACCACCTTGTGATAGAAGATGTCGGACCGAATATCAAACGCGCGCGGCGGGGCGAAAATAGTGAGTCCATTCAAGAGCAGGCGGCCGTTGGCGAGATCGGCCAGTACGCCGCACTGGCGTGCGCAGTTGAGAATGTCCATTTTTGCCTGCTCGCTGGTATTGGACTGACCAGACAGCACGCGTGAGACCGTACTGATCGAGTAGCCCGTCCGCTGCGCAATTTCGCGTATTTTCAGGTTTCCTTTCATTTTGTGATCCCGTTCACCTTCGAAAATGACAAAGTTTTCATTGCTATCTATTACCTATTTTCAGGCGCTATAGACCGTTTTTTGTCTTGATTTTGACCATAGCATGAAAATGTTTTCAAAAAAGTGAGTGTTTCACGATTTTCAATTGTTCTACTCTCATTTTGGTAAACCAATTTCAGTGATTAGATGCAATAAAAAAGAATTTAACTCAATAAATACAATGATATGAAAATGGTTTGATTACTCGATAGGCTATAAATACAAAAATGCCGTCGAGATATCAGACCAATGTAACCCTACTTTCCTGTAAAGGAGTCACCATGAGTCTCGACATCAATTCGTCCTCCATCGCTACCAAAGGTAAACGGACATTCAGAAATCTGCGCTGGTGGGTGCTGAGCCTGTTCCTGCTCGGCGTTACCGTGAATTACATCACCCGTAATTCGCTGGGCATTCTGGCACCAGAACTGAAAACCAGTATGGGCATCACCACCGAGCAATATTCCTGGATCGTCGGTGCATTCCAGCTGGCGTATACCCTTTTTCAGCCGATTTGCGGCTGGCTGATTGATGTTATCGGTCTGAAAATTGGCTTTATGATCTGCGCGGTGATCTGGGCGCTGATGTGCATCTTCCACGCGGGCGCGGGAAGCTGGCTGCATCTGGCGATCTTGCGTTTCTTTATGGGCGCGTCCGAAGCGGCGGCGACACCGGCGAATGCCAAAACGCTGGGCGAGTGGTTCCCTAAAAAGGAACGCCCGATTGCGGCAGGCTGGGCTGGTGTTGGTTTCTCTATCGGCGCGATGCTGGCACCGCCGATTATCGTTGTGGCGCATGCCTATCTGGGCTGGCAGGGCGCGTTTATGTTCAGCGGTGGGCTGGCGCTACTGTGGGTGATTCTGTGGTGGCTGTTCTATCACAACCCCGAAGATCACCCGAATTTAAGCCGCGAGGAGCTGGATTTCATCCGTCAGGACAATGAGGCACCTCCGGTCA
This genomic interval from Pectobacterium aquaticum contains the following:
- a CDS encoding exoribonuclease II, producing MFQDNPLLAQLKQQLHSQTPRVEGVVKGTDKGFGFLEADGQKSYFIPPPHMKKVMHGDRITATLHTEKEREIVEPETLIEPFLTRFVGRIHKKDDRLSITPDHPLLKDAIPCRAARDVTHDFQEGDWAVAEMRRHPLKGDRGFHAELTQYITTGDDPLVPWWVTLSRHNLERSAPEVETTERHDSELVRDDLTALSFVTIDSASTEDMDDALYVQDNGDGSLQLTIAIADPTAYVAAGSELDNIARQRAFTNYLPGFNIPMLPRPLSDDICSLRPDERRPVLACRVTIAADGALGDDIHFFAAWIESKAKLAYDNVSDWLENQGEWQPQNDAIAEQIRLLHRLCLARSEWRTTHALVFKDRPDYRFLLGDKGDVLDIVVEHRRIANRIVEESMIAANVCAAIVLRDKLGFGIYNVHNGFDPASIEQAVAVLDTHGVQADAQALLTLEGFCTLRRELDAQPTQFLDSRIRRFQSFAEVSTTPGPHFGLGLEAYATWTSPIRKYGDMVNHRLLKAVITGQAAEKPQDDVTVQLAERRRLNRMAERDVGDWLYARYLKDKAGTDSRFNAEIIDITRGGLRVRLLDNGAVAFIPSSFIHAVRDELVCSQEMGTLSVKGEVVYRQGDTLDVVIAEVRLETRSIVAKPAA
- a CDS encoding MFS transporter gives rise to the protein MSLDINSSSIATKGKRTFRNLRWWVLSLFLLGVTVNYITRNSLGILAPELKTSMGITTEQYSWIVGAFQLAYTLFQPICGWLIDVIGLKIGFMICAVIWALMCIFHAGAGSWLHLAILRFFMGASEAAATPANAKTLGEWFPKKERPIAAGWAGVGFSIGAMLAPPIIVVAHAYLGWQGAFMFSGGLALLWVILWWLFYHNPEDHPNLSREELDFIRQDNEAPPVKLPFFTALKTVSKNKRFYGIAIPAFMAEPAWAVLSFWVPLYLANERGMDLKQIAMFAWLPFLAADLGSIASGYLTRLYTRWFGCSRVNSIVASSVTGAFLMLSLALVAVSKDPWVAILLISIGGFGHQVISCMLSALVVESFDKGQMATVNGMRGSFAWIASFLFSLLIGVTADKIGFNPLFVAMGFFDLIGAIFLIAFIAERRGKTRSQA
- a CDS encoding LacI family DNA-binding transcriptional regulator codes for the protein MKGNLKIREIAQRTGYSISTVSRVLSGQSNTSEQAKMDILNCARQCGVLADLANGRLLLNGLTIFAPPRAFDIRSDIFYHKVVQSIIDALKPHDVRVRYCGLEENDSDAALFLDKMRDPATEAALLIGIDDPYIHALAADSGKPCILINCIDRKMRLPGVAPAHRLIGEFSAHYLFEQGHHNVLTLLCLRRYTMELRLDGIRDAYQHHNLPFSPEDNLLTLDNFSTTDAEQTMTAFLARCPQDKRPTAILAGGDFIAVGVVNALTKAGLHVPQDVSVMSMDGFNLSAIHDVPLTSVHVPREALGEEAIRLLQYRLIRPEAPVGNLLLNGTLVVHQSVRRLRASKSVVPVQDESLYD